Proteins encoded by one window of Candidatus Nitrosocosmicus hydrocola:
- a CDS encoding amidohydrolase family protein — translation MRKTVIVNPQILYGEELEIIKRGSIIVNEHGIIEKVIRKSIDRAINPVVDFATKTRETKIIDAEGFIVIPGFVNSHIHMGDSIGKDIGANSDINKRIHPHYGIKKTILEKTPKPNLVQMMRNTVLSMLNKGITTFVDFREGGLEGINLLHKAISNTPIRGVILGRIDFNKSYNDNSDLDQLHKDSNHRLLISNKTGSFFSTKVKGETELRKKEEMAYRKENQINSIIENGNLILDNCDGFGISGANENSDAMLSLYNKLIHDYDAKNTNPIKRYRKPYLAIHAAEAQSTVKESIKKYKKTEIKRTLELLDPDIYIHVTNPTKFDLKLLHKNRKKIVICPRANGILGVGLTPIRKMLELDFILGIGTDNVMLNSPDMFKEMDFLIKSQRAFEKDSSFLIAKEVLKMATVNGGKIFNLNTGCIKRGYQADLLFIDRYDLDLYPMLDPHMAIVNRCTERQIKAIMINGKLTSENSCLN, via the coding sequence TTGAGAAAGACAGTAATAGTAAATCCCCAAATCCTTTATGGCGAAGAACTGGAAATAATTAAAAGAGGATCAATCATTGTAAACGAGCACGGGATAATAGAAAAAGTAATAAGAAAATCAATAGACCGAGCTATTAATCCTGTAGTTGATTTTGCTACTAAAACTCGCGAAACTAAAATAATTGACGCAGAAGGTTTTATCGTCATACCGGGTTTTGTAAATTCACATATTCATATGGGAGATTCAATTGGAAAAGACATTGGAGCCAATTCAGATATAAACAAGCGAATACATCCTCACTATGGTATCAAAAAAACAATTTTGGAAAAGACACCAAAACCCAATTTAGTACAAATGATGAGGAATACGGTCCTTTCTATGTTAAATAAAGGAATAACTACCTTTGTTGATTTTAGGGAAGGTGGTTTGGAAGGCATAAACCTCCTACATAAGGCAATTAGTAACACACCGATAAGAGGAGTTATTTTAGGTCGAATTGACTTTAATAAATCATACAATGATAATTCTGATTTAGATCAATTACATAAAGATTCCAACCATAGACTTTTAATTTCAAATAAAACAGGTTCATTTTTTTCAACTAAGGTGAAGGGGGAGACAGAGCTAAGAAAAAAAGAGGAAATGGCATATAGAAAAGAGAATCAAATAAACAGTATCATCGAGAATGGTAATCTGATTTTAGATAATTGTGACGGGTTTGGAATCAGTGGAGCAAACGAAAATTCTGATGCGATGTTGTCACTCTATAATAAGCTCATTCATGATTATGATGCCAAAAATACAAATCCTATAAAAAGATATAGAAAACCATATCTTGCAATTCACGCAGCTGAAGCACAAAGTACTGTAAAAGAGTCAATAAAAAAATATAAAAAAACTGAAATCAAAAGAACATTGGAACTTTTAGATCCAGATATATATATTCATGTTACCAATCCAACAAAATTTGACCTCAAGTTACTCCATAAAAATAGAAAAAAAATTGTCATTTGTCCACGAGCTAATGGTATCCTAGGAGTAGGATTAACACCAATTAGAAAAATGCTTGAGCTCGATTTTATACTAGGAATTGGAACAGATAATGTTATGCTCAATTCTCCAGACATGTTCAAAGAAATGGATTTTTTAATAAAGAGTCAAAGGGCCTTTGAGAAAGATTCCAGCTTTCTTATTGCAAAAGAGGTGCTAAAGATGGCAACAGTAAATGGAGGAAAAATTTTTAATCTGAATACAGGATGTATTAAGAGGGGCTACCAAGCAGATTTATTGTTCATAGACAGGTACGATTTGGATTTATACCCAATGTTGGATCCACATATGGCTATAGTCAATAGATGTACAGAAAGACAGATAAAAGCTATAATGATAAATGGCAAATTAACTAGCGAGAACAGTTGCCTTAATTAA